A genomic segment from Micropterus dolomieu isolate WLL.071019.BEF.003 ecotype Adirondacks unplaced genomic scaffold, ASM2129224v1 contig_14205, whole genome shotgun sequence encodes:
- the LOC123966778 gene encoding NLR family CARD domain-containing protein 3-like: KEERGLYQDKVFCFVHLSVQEFLAALHVHLTFINSGVNLLSEEQTTSRLSKVFREKLKLTHLYQSAVDEALQSPNGHLDLFLRFLLGLSLQTNQTLLRGLLTQTGSSSQTNQETVEYIKKKISENLSPERSINLFHCLNELNDRSLVEEIQQSLSSGSLSTDKLSPAQWSALGFILLSSENDLDVFDLKKYSASEEALLRLLPVVKASNKALLSGCNLSERSCEALSSVL; the protein is encoded by the exons aaagaggagagagggctgtatcaggacaaggtgttctgcttcgtccatctgagcgttcaggagtttctggctgctcttcatgtccatcTGACCTTCATCAACTCTGGTGTCAATCTGCTGTCAGAAGAACAAACAACCTCCCGGCTGTCTAAAGTCTTCAGAGAAAAACTTAAACTAACACATCTCTACCAGAGTGCTGTGGACGAGGCCTTACAGAGTCCAAATGGACACCTGGACTTGttcctccgcttcctcctgGGTCTTTCACTGCAGACCAATCAGACTCTCCTACGAGGTctgctgacacagacaggaagtagctCACAGACCAATCAGGAAACAGTTGAgtacatcaagaagaagatCAGTGAGAATCTGTCTCCAGAGAGAAGCAtcaatctgttccactgtctgaatgaactgaatgatcgTTCTCTAGTGGAGGAGATCCAACAGTCCCTGAGTTCAGGAAGTCTCTCCACAGataaactctctcctgctcagtggtcagctctgggcttcatcttactgtcatcagaaaaTGATCTGGATgtgtttgacctgaagaaatactctgcttcagaggaggctcttctgaggctgctgccagtggtcaaagCCTCCAACAAAGCTCT GTTGAGtggctgtaacctctcagagagaagctgtgaagctctgtcctcagttctc